AAGAACCAGTTAAAGAATTGTTTAATAATGTTGTAGAAAAAATAGCACAGCGTCCAGGTGGCTATACACGCATTATTAAGCTGGGAAATCGTCTTGGAGACAATGCAGATATATGTATGATCGAGTTGGTGGACTATAATGAGGTGTATAAAAAAGAGAAAAAAGTTATCAAATCTACTAGAAGAAGAAAGAAAGGTCATGCCGCTGTCACTGCCCCTGTTGTAGATACTGTGGAAACGGTAGCAGCCGTTACTTCCTCTGATACAGATACAGAAGTAGGAGCGTCATAGTTATCTTGCTGTAATAGCAGACGCATACATAGCCTAGTGTATTAGGCGTTACGGGTTTTGCCTAGTTTTTTTTTGATGCTTTTTTAGTTACTACATATTTGTTTTTTTACGAGCCTGATGGCTCGTTTTTAATGTTTCTAACTATGTGTATACGTAAATGTTTTAGTATAGCACTATTAGTATTGCTACAAGCTGGTTCTTGTTCTAAGGGTAATAAGGGAACCGGTTCAGTTGAAAGCCAAATAGATACATTTAGTGTTGAAGGTGTCAAAGCATATGAAAAAAAAGGAACTGATGCAGTTGAAAGCCAAATAGATACATTTAGTGTTGAAGATGTTAAAGCATATGAAAAAAAAGGAACTGATGCAGTTGAAAGCCAAATAGATACGTTTAATGTTGAAGGTGTT
This is a stretch of genomic DNA from Cardinium endosymbiont of Culicoides punctatus. It encodes these proteins:
- the rplQ gene encoding 50S ribosomal protein L17; this encodes MRHRNKVNHLGRPTAHRKALLMNLSKSLIVHKRITTTLAKAKALRKFVEPILTKAKEDTTHSRRMVFSVFQDKEPVKELFNNVVEKIAQRPGGYTRIIKLGNRLGDNADICMIELVDYNEVYKKEKKVIKSTRRRKKGHAAVTAPVVDTVETVAAVTSSDTDTEVGAS